The following proteins are encoded in a genomic region of Leifsonia psychrotolerans:
- a CDS encoding NCS2 family permease translates to MKARFDTYFEISTRGSTWGREFRGGLVTFVTMAYIVILNPLILGGFSADQAAVDVVGNWLPNAQVAAVTALTAGVMTILFGAIARLPFGFAAGLGINSFLAVSVVHQVTWPEAMGLVVINGLIIVLLASTGLRAMIFTAVPQQLKIAITVGIGMFIAFIGLVDSGFVRATGANSPPVQLGDNGSVVSLPTATFVLGLIIIGVLMARKVKAALLIGIVTTTIVAVILEAIFTVGPSLGTNPDGWNLNAPVLPNQIVSLPDLSLVGQVSFGAFERIGVLAAVMLVFTLVFTNFFDAMGTMTGLANESGLADKNGNFPRLKSALIVEGVGAVAGGAASASSNTVFVESAAGIGDGARTGFANIITGVLFLGAMFFTPLTQIVPLEVAGAALVIVGALMVSQIRFIDFSEFSIVLPVFLTIVIMPLTYSIANGIGAGFVSYVLVRSLSGKASGISPLLWVVAAGFLVFFVRGPIEGWIGG, encoded by the coding sequence CTGAAGGCCCGATTCGACACCTACTTTGAGATCAGCACTCGCGGTTCGACCTGGGGGCGGGAATTCCGCGGTGGTCTGGTGACTTTTGTCACGATGGCATACATCGTCATTCTCAACCCACTCATCCTGGGGGGCTTCAGCGCCGACCAGGCTGCGGTCGACGTGGTCGGCAACTGGCTACCGAATGCGCAGGTCGCCGCGGTCACGGCGCTCACAGCCGGTGTGATGACGATCCTGTTCGGTGCCATTGCTCGCCTGCCGTTTGGCTTCGCGGCCGGCCTCGGCATCAACTCATTCCTCGCCGTGAGCGTCGTGCACCAGGTGACCTGGCCCGAGGCAATGGGCCTCGTCGTGATCAACGGCCTCATCATCGTGTTGCTAGCCTCGACCGGCCTCCGTGCGATGATCTTCACCGCTGTTCCGCAGCAACTCAAGATCGCGATTACCGTGGGCATCGGAATGTTCATCGCGTTCATCGGCCTGGTCGACTCCGGCTTCGTGCGTGCCACCGGTGCCAACTCGCCGCCGGTTCAGCTTGGCGACAACGGTTCGGTTGTCAGCTTGCCCACCGCCACGTTTGTTCTCGGCCTCATCATCATCGGCGTGCTGATGGCACGCAAGGTCAAGGCCGCATTGCTGATCGGAATCGTGACGACCACGATCGTCGCCGTCATCCTCGAAGCCATCTTCACGGTGGGGCCGTCGCTGGGTACGAACCCCGACGGCTGGAACCTCAACGCTCCCGTGCTGCCCAACCAGATCGTGTCGCTGCCTGACCTCAGCCTGGTCGGACAAGTGAGCTTCGGTGCGTTCGAACGGATCGGCGTGCTCGCAGCGGTCATGCTTGTCTTCACTCTCGTCTTCACCAACTTCTTCGATGCCATGGGCACCATGACCGGACTCGCCAACGAGTCGGGTTTGGCCGACAAAAACGGCAACTTCCCGCGACTGAAGTCCGCTCTGATCGTCGAGGGTGTGGGGGCTGTGGCCGGTGGGGCAGCCTCAGCGTCGTCCAACACTGTCTTTGTGGAGTCGGCCGCCGGAATCGGCGACGGGGCGCGCACCGGTTTCGCCAACATCATCACGGGTGTGCTGTTCCTCGGGGCGATGTTCTTCACGCCGTTGACTCAGATCGTGCCGCTGGAGGTCGCCGGTGCGGCCCTGGTTATCGTAGGAGCGCTCATGGTGTCGCAGATCCGCTTCATCGATTTCAGCGAGTTTTCGATCGTGCTGCCGGTGTTCCTCACCATCGTGATCATGCCGCTCACCTACTCGATCGCCAACGGCATCGGTGCGGGCTTCGTCAGCTATGTGCTCGTGCGTTCGCTCTCCGGCAAGGCCTCGGGGATCAGCCCGCTGCTCTGGGTCGTCGCTGCAGGCTTCCTGGTCTTCTTCGTGCGCGGACCGATCGAAGGATGGATCGGCGGATAG